Proteins co-encoded in one Oreochromis aureus strain Israel breed Guangdong linkage group 3, ZZ_aureus, whole genome shotgun sequence genomic window:
- the LOC120438620 gene encoding E3 ubiquitin-protein ligase TRIM21-like — translation MSAASNLRSEDQFLCSICLDVFTDPVTTSCGHNFCKTCISQHWDMNQSCQCPMCKETFYTRPQLKDNTFISEMVAQFRREAQQKASSSSSEQQAAKPGEVPCDVCTGTRLKALKSCLVCQTSYCQTHLEPHLTVKGLKRHQLIDAVENLEGRMCTKHNNLLQLFCKTDQTCVCMLCSVLDHKNHEFVPLREEYEGKKAELEKTEAEIQQMIQKRRLKIQEITESVKMSKDAADRLKAEGVQVFTALMESVERRLKELMKEIEDKQETTEKQAEGLIKDLEHEISELMERSSEVEQLSGSEDHLLQGFSSLKAAPPSKDWTEVRVHPPSYEETVGRAVAQLEETVWKPMKKKLLEAELQRVQQYEVDVTLDPDTANPWLILSDDGKQVYHSDVKKNLPDNPERFSLCANVLGEQSFSSGRFYFEVQVKGKTKWTLGVATESINRKGQIILRPQDGFWTVGLRNGNEYKALADPPVRLCLHPGPEKVGVFVDHEEGLVSFYDVGAAALIYSFTGCSFTHKLHPFFSPCLNDGGKNSAPLIICPVNQTESIND, via the coding sequence ATGTCTGCTGCCAGCAATCTGCGATCTGAAGATCAGTTTCTGTGCTCCATCTGTCTGGATGTGTTCACTGATCCAGTCACTACATCATGTGGACACAACTTCTGCAAAACCTGCATCAGTCAGCACTGGGACATGAATCAGAGCTGTCAGTGTCCCATGTGTAAAGAGACTTTCTACACTAGACCTCAGCTGAAGGACAACACCTTCATCTCTGAGATGGTTGCTCAGTTCAGACGTGAagctcagcagaaagccagcagcagcagctcagagcaaCAAGCTGCCAAACCAGGAGAAGTTCCCTGTGACGTCTGCACTGGAACCAGACTGAAGGCCCTGAAGTCCTGCCTGGTGTGTCAGACCTCCTACTGTCAGACTCACCTGGAGCCTCATCTGACAGTGAAAGGCCTGAAAAGACATCAGCTGATTGATGCTGTGGAGAACCTGGAAGGCAGGATGTGCACGAAGCACAATAACCTTCTGCAGCTGTTCTGTAAGACCGACCAGACATGTGTCTGCATGCTCTGCTCTGTTTTAGACCACAAGAACCACGAGTTTGTTCCTCTGAGAGAAGAATATGAAGGAAAGAAGGCAGAGCTGGAGAAGACAGAGGCTGAGATTCAGCAGATGATCCAGAAGAGACGACTGAAGATTCAGGAGATCACAGAGTCGGTGAAGATGAGTAAAGATGCTGCAGACAGACTGAAAGCAGAAGGTGTTCAGGTCTTCACTGCTCTGATGGAGTCTGTTGAGAGACGCCTGAAGGAGCTCATGAAGGAGAtcgaagacaaacaggaaactaCAGAGAAACAGGCTGAAGGTCTCATCAAAGATCTGGAACACGAAATCTCTGAGCTGATGGAGAGAAGCTCTGAGGTGGAGCAGCTCTCAGGCTCTGAAGACCACCTCCTCCAAGGCTTCTCCTCCCTGAAAGCTGCTCCACCCAGCAAGGACTGgacagaggtcagagttcatCCACCATCATATGAGGAGACCGTGGGGAGAGCTGTGGCTCAGCTGGAGGAGACAGTCTGGAAACCcatgaagaagaagctgttAGAGGCTGAGCTGCAGAGGGTGCAGCAGTATGAGGTGGATGTGACTCTGGATCCTGATACAGCAAATCCATGGCTCATCCTGTCTGATGATGGAAAACAAGTGTATCATAGTGATGTGAAGAAGAATCTTCCAGACAACCCAGAGAGATTTTCTCTGTGTGCTAATGTTTTAGGAGAGCAGAGTTTCTCTTCAGGCAGATTTTACTTTGAGGTTCAGGTTAAAGGAAAGACTAAATGGACTTTAGGAGTGGCCACAGAGTCGATCAACAGGAAGGGACAAATCATACTGAGACCTCAGGATGGTTTCTGGACTGTAGGGCTGAGAAATGGAAATGAGTACAAAGCTCTTGCTGACCCTCCAGTCCGTCTCTGTCTTCATCCTGGTCCTGAGAAGGTGGGGGTGTTTGTGGATCATGAGGAGGGTCTGGTCTCCTTTTATGATGTaggtgctgcagctctgatctaCTCCTTTACTGGCTGCTCCTTCACTCACAAACTCCACCCATTCTTCAGTCCCTGTCTGAATGATGGTGGTAAAAACTCTGCACCTCTGATCATCTGTCCTGTCAATCAAACTGAGTCGATCAACGACTGA